The following proteins are encoded in a genomic region of Ornithinibacillus sp. 4-3:
- a CDS encoding serine hydrolase domain-containing protein, with translation MGESTLKSFETYAKELQEKYLIPGISVGLNKDGKSFYYKGFGHRDADNDLPVTGDTIFGIASITKSFTCVAIMQLQEQGKLSVDDPVVKHIPELKIVDAEKTAKMTIHHFMTHTSGLPPLASSVGEGGKTAVQSHEDFIQFVNGQKVQLLGEPGEQFSYSNHAYNLLGTIVARASGQSYDSYIQKNILEPCGMSNTMFDITDVLEDGNITKLYEAKVVRGQTSVYPLDGWGETPFMKASGFLRSTVNDMLRYAEIFRNKGLSGSRQILNAESVKQMTTPYIEIEPGKFYGYGLMITPDYHGHTLVEHSGSLPGVASRMCIVPEAGLTGVILTNLADIPAGTIILSALNDALGENVKASHNNYKEHTLSVEKLESLKGLYESDEGMKVIIDSYGSQLTFFMNSAYHPIRYIGNDTFQVNLRDQEEAIRFVFEENGEVDRLEFHYRQLWKR, from the coding sequence ATGGGAGAATCAACACTGAAAAGTTTTGAAACTTACGCAAAGGAATTACAGGAAAAATATCTAATACCAGGAATTAGTGTCGGATTAAATAAGGATGGAAAGTCCTTTTATTATAAAGGATTTGGTCATCGGGATGCTGATAACGACTTACCAGTTACAGGAGATACGATATTTGGAATTGCATCTATTACAAAATCCTTTACTTGTGTAGCTATTATGCAATTACAAGAACAAGGGAAACTATCTGTAGATGATCCTGTTGTGAAGCATATACCAGAATTAAAGATAGTAGATGCAGAGAAAACAGCGAAGATGACAATTCATCATTTTATGACACATACATCCGGGTTGCCACCACTAGCTTCATCTGTTGGTGAGGGAGGCAAAACGGCTGTTCAATCACATGAAGATTTTATTCAATTTGTGAATGGACAAAAAGTACAGTTATTAGGCGAACCTGGAGAGCAGTTCAGCTATTCCAATCATGCATACAATTTACTAGGAACAATTGTTGCGCGTGCAAGTGGACAAAGCTATGACAGTTATATTCAGAAAAATATATTAGAGCCATGTGGTATGTCAAATACAATGTTTGATATAACGGATGTACTTGAAGATGGAAATATTACTAAATTATATGAGGCAAAGGTTGTTCGTGGACAAACAAGTGTTTATCCATTGGATGGCTGGGGAGAGACACCATTTATGAAGGCCTCAGGATTTTTAAGATCGACAGTAAATGATATGTTGCGTTATGCAGAAATTTTCCGAAATAAAGGTTTGTCTGGTAGTCGACAAATTTTAAATGCGGAAAGTGTTAAACAAATGACAACACCATATATCGAAATCGAACCTGGGAAATTTTATGGTTATGGATTAATGATTACACCAGATTATCATGGTCATACACTGGTTGAACATAGTGGTAGTTTACCTGGTGTGGCATCAAGAATGTGTATTGTACCAGAAGCCGGTTTGACTGGAGTTATTTTAACCAATCTAGCTGATATTCCAGCGGGAACCATTATATTAAGTGCCCTTAATGATGCACTAGGGGAAAATGTGAAAGCATCCCATAACAATTATAAAGAACATACGCTATCAGTAGAAAAACTAGAGAGCTTAAAAGGACTCTATGAATCTGATGAAGGTATGAAAGTAATCATTGATTCGTATGGATCACAACTCACCTTTTTTATGAATAGTGCATATCATCCCATTCGCTACATTGGGAATGATACCTTCCAAGTAAATCTTCGTGATCAAGAAGAAGCGATACGCTTTGTTTTTGAAGAAAATGGCGAAGTAGATCGATTAGAGTTTCACTATCGCCAGCTCTGGAAGCGTTAG
- a CDS encoding ABC transporter substrate-binding protein: MKKIGYGLLLSIFILLFVLVGCSSKKTDESTGGEGVSEGGGDGGTLVIASVREPDTVDVHNTTWVDDANTHIYDRLFVSDDEGNIANGLVEDYEISDDSLSMELKLKEGITFHNGNPVNAEAVMKTFERYQVISAGDYLGPIADMEVIDDLTLKMTWETPFAPFFSNATTSYLGILDTSVLDDDLMGFEKDPIGSGPLKHVETKRGESILYEPFEDFRWGEEGPPKFDQVLFRFISDDETRLLEFKSGNVHVLPNVPPQYMEELEADDEVQIDRVLANGNTYLGFNMKLPIFEDLKVRQAIAKGIDRDPIIEHSLQGLGQPIYGPLPPTILGYSQKIEDKAKEMYSRDVEGAKQLLAEAGWDEVNSNGIAMKDGEPFSVELWMTDEPVMQRIGQIIQNQLKEIGIDVQLMVKEDAAIRAQTPEGAHQMLLWQYGWYDADILNSLFGKGQSTRMHWEPEELDQMLKKMRSEMDMDQRLQDIEDVQDYLVENAPWVPLFVRENVTASRGVTGLEKHPIQNIFIWDGAYLGN; encoded by the coding sequence ATGAAAAAAATTGGTTATGGTCTACTTTTAAGCATATTTATTTTACTGTTTGTCTTAGTGGGATGTAGTTCTAAAAAAACTGATGAATCTACTGGAGGAGAAGGTGTTAGTGAAGGTGGAGGCGATGGAGGTACTTTAGTCATTGCATCTGTTCGTGAACCAGATACAGTAGATGTTCACAACACTACATGGGTAGATGATGCAAATACACATATTTATGATAGATTATTCGTTTCCGATGATGAAGGGAACATTGCTAATGGTCTTGTAGAAGATTACGAAATCTCTGATGATTCATTATCGATGGAATTAAAATTAAAAGAAGGTATTACTTTCCATAACGGTAATCCTGTAAACGCAGAGGCTGTTATGAAAACCTTTGAACGCTATCAAGTAATCTCAGCTGGCGATTATTTAGGGCCAATTGCTGATATGGAAGTTATCGATGATTTAACATTGAAAATGACTTGGGAAACACCATTTGCACCATTCTTTAGTAATGCAACAACTTCCTATTTAGGAATTCTGGATACGTCAGTACTAGATGATGATTTGATGGGATTTGAAAAAGATCCTATTGGATCAGGTCCATTAAAACATGTAGAAACAAAGCGTGGAGAATCAATTCTTTATGAACCATTTGAAGATTTCCGCTGGGGAGAAGAAGGTCCACCAAAATTTGATCAAGTACTATTCCGTTTTATCTCAGATGATGAAACTCGTTTGTTAGAGTTCAAGAGCGGTAATGTTCATGTATTGCCAAATGTTCCACCTCAATACATGGAAGAATTAGAAGCTGATGATGAGGTACAAATTGATCGTGTCCTAGCTAATGGTAACACATACCTAGGATTTAATATGAAGCTACCTATTTTTGAAGATTTAAAAGTTCGTCAAGCAATTGCTAAAGGTATTGATCGTGATCCAATTATCGAACATTCTTTACAAGGTTTAGGTCAACCAATTTATGGTCCATTACCTCCAACTATTTTAGGGTATAGTCAGAAGATTGAAGATAAAGCGAAAGAAATGTATTCACGTGATGTTGAAGGTGCGAAACAATTACTTGCAGAAGCTGGTTGGGATGAAGTAAATAGTAATGGTATTGCTATGAAAGATGGTGAGCCATTCTCCGTTGAGCTATGGATGACGGATGAGCCAGTAATGCAACGTATTGGACAAATTATTCAAAACCAATTAAAAGAAATTGGAATCGATGTTCAGTTAATGGTGAAGGAAGATGCTGCGATTCGTGCACAAACTCCAGAAGGAGCACACCAGATGCTACTATGGCAATATGGTTGGTATGATGCAGATATCTTAAACTCTCTATTTGGTAAAGGTCAGTCTACTCGTATGCACTGGGAGCCAGAAGAGCTAGATCAGATGCTGAAAAAAATGCGTTCTGAAATGGACATGGATCAAAGATTACAAGACATTGAAGATGTACAAGATTACTTAGTAGAGAATGCCCCTTGGGTACCATTATTTGTTAGAGAAAATGTTACTGCTAGTCGTGGAGTAACAGGACTTGAGAAGCATCCAATTCAAAATATTTTCATTTGGGATGGAGCATATTTAGGAAACTAA
- a CDS encoding ABC transporter permease, whose product MSSYILKRLSTMLVTLLGVSIIVFFMVHLIPGDPVTYILGDFATEEAIAKLNSQLGLDQPLLIQYFNYMLGVVQGDLGTSYITGYTVMEEILNRIPVTAQLALYSVVLGGITGVLMGTIAAIKQNTIIDRIAMLIALVGISAPGFWIALFLILIFSYQFGWFPISGYSGFHSLILPSITLALGAAGNIARMTRSSMLEVIRQDYIRTAQAKGASLYRLIFRHSLQNALIPVVTLIGMQFGYLLAGAVVTETVFALPGIGNLVIDAISTRDIPTVQGLILFMAFTIIIVNLIIDIIYTIVDPRIKYD is encoded by the coding sequence TTGTCATCTTACATACTTAAAAGACTCTCAACGATGCTAGTTACGTTGCTTGGTGTCTCGATTATCGTATTTTTTATGGTTCACTTGATTCCAGGGGACCCTGTTACCTATATTCTAGGAGATTTTGCAACGGAAGAAGCAATTGCAAAATTAAACAGCCAACTGGGACTAGATCAGCCATTATTAATTCAATATTTTAATTATATGCTAGGTGTTGTACAAGGAGATTTAGGAACTTCTTATATTACTGGTTATACCGTAATGGAGGAAATTTTAAATCGTATTCCAGTAACAGCACAATTAGCATTATATAGTGTTGTACTTGGAGGAATTACGGGAGTTTTAATGGGGACAATTGCTGCGATCAAACAAAATACAATCATTGACCGTATTGCGATGTTAATTGCTTTAGTGGGAATTTCTGCACCCGGATTCTGGATTGCATTGTTCTTAATTTTAATATTTTCATATCAATTTGGTTGGTTCCCAATCTCTGGATATTCCGGGTTCCACTCACTTATTTTACCATCTATCACCCTAGCACTTGGAGCGGCAGGTAATATAGCGAGAATGACCCGTTCCAGTATGCTAGAAGTTATTCGTCAAGATTATATTCGTACTGCTCAAGCAAAAGGAGCAAGCTTATATCGTCTAATCTTTAGACATAGCCTGCAAAATGCTCTTATTCCAGTTGTAACCTTAATTGGAATGCAGTTTGGTTATTTATTGGCAGGTGCGGTTGTAACAGAGACTGTTTTCGCACTTCCAGGTATCGGAAATTTAGTAATTGATGCAATTTCAACACGTGATATTCCGACAGTGCAAGGATTAATTTTATTTATGGCATTTACAATTATTATTGTGAATCTAATTATTGATATTATTTACACCATTGTTGATCCGAGGATCAAATACGATTAA
- a CDS encoding ABC transporter permease: MTQHPTQQPVEDTFVATTPEAETKSKSYLSIVWRRLRKNKAAMVGAGILLFFTLASIFAPVLAPYSITEMNYDDSLVGPGAAHLLGTDEFGRDLLSRMLYGGRVSLLMGLFVVAIAGTVGVILGVISGFYRRVDMFIMQFIDILMAFPSLLLAIAIVAILGVGLTNAMIAVAIAVTPSFVRVVRGSVLSIREVEYVEAAKALGVKDWKIIFKHILPNIASPIIVLATLEFGSAILAAAALSFLGLGAQPPNPEWGALVFVGKSFLSQAWWMTLFPGLAIMLVVLGFNLLGDGLRDALDPRMKL, translated from the coding sequence TTGACTCAACACCCAACTCAACAACCAGTGGAAGATACATTTGTAGCAACAACACCAGAAGCGGAAACAAAATCCAAATCCTATCTTTCGATTGTTTGGAGAAGACTGAGAAAAAATAAAGCGGCAATGGTAGGGGCAGGTATTCTATTATTCTTTACGCTAGCTTCTATTTTCGCGCCAGTTCTTGCTCCTTATTCAATAACTGAAATGAATTATGATGATAGTTTAGTAGGTCCTGGAGCTGCACATCTATTAGGAACAGATGAATTTGGACGTGATTTGCTTTCCCGTATGTTATATGGGGGACGGGTATCCTTATTAATGGGATTATTCGTTGTAGCGATTGCTGGAACAGTCGGTGTTATTTTAGGAGTAATTTCTGGATTTTATCGCCGAGTAGATATGTTTATTATGCAGTTTATTGATATTTTAATGGCTTTCCCATCTTTATTATTAGCGATTGCTATTGTTGCTATTTTAGGTGTAGGTTTAACCAATGCGATGATTGCCGTAGCAATAGCAGTTACACCTTCATTTGTCCGAGTTGTTCGAGGCTCGGTACTTTCTATTCGAGAAGTAGAATATGTAGAAGCAGCTAAAGCACTTGGGGTAAAGGATTGGAAAATCATTTTCAAACACATTTTACCAAATATTGCATCACCAATTATCGTTTTAGCAACGTTAGAGTTTGGTAGTGCGATTTTAGCCGCAGCAGCACTTAGTTTCTTAGGGTTAGGTGCACAACCTCCAAACCCAGAGTGGGGAGCACTTGTGTTTGTTGGGAAATCCTTTTTAAGCCAAGCATGGTGGATGACCTTATTCCCTGGACTTGCAATTATGCTTGTCGTGTTAGGCTTTAACCTTTTAGGAGATGGCTTACGTGACGCATTAGATCCAAGAATGAAGCTATAG
- a CDS encoding ABC transporter ATP-binding protein: protein MKEQTELLSVENLSITFYAEGKKTISAVRDVSFNIKEGETLALVGESGCGKSVTALSVMQLLPKTDGYVEGQINLNDRNINALSEKAMRDVRGNDISMIFQEPMTSLNPVHKIGEQISEVLKIHAAVSKTELRKESINMLKKVGIPRAEKIVDEYPHQLSGGMRQRVMIAMAMACNPRLLIADEPTTALDVTIQAQILELMNELKEQYKTAILMITHDLGVVAEMADNVIVMYYGQIVEQADVRTLFKYPKHPYTIGLLNSIPNIEEEDDIRLKPIEGNVPNLGVIQQGCPFRYRCTKAHDRCETENPPLIQHGDQLVRCWLYEEEAVR from the coding sequence ATAAAGGAACAGACAGAATTATTAAGTGTAGAAAATTTATCTATCACTTTTTACGCAGAAGGAAAGAAAACAATCTCGGCTGTTCGAGATGTCAGTTTTAACATCAAAGAAGGGGAGACATTAGCCCTAGTTGGTGAATCTGGATGTGGGAAAAGTGTTACTGCACTATCTGTCATGCAATTATTACCGAAAACAGATGGATATGTTGAAGGACAAATTAATTTAAATGATAGAAATATTAATGCTTTATCTGAGAAGGCAATGCGCGATGTTCGTGGAAATGATATCTCTATGATATTCCAGGAGCCGATGACTTCTCTAAACCCAGTTCATAAAATTGGTGAACAAATTAGTGAAGTACTAAAAATTCACGCTGCTGTTTCTAAAACAGAGTTAAGAAAAGAATCGATTAATATGTTGAAAAAAGTTGGTATTCCTCGTGCAGAGAAAATCGTTGATGAGTATCCTCACCAGTTATCTGGTGGAATGAGACAACGTGTTATGATTGCAATGGCTATGGCATGTAATCCAAGGTTACTTATTGCAGATGAGCCAACTACAGCACTTGATGTTACCATTCAAGCACAAATATTAGAGCTGATGAATGAATTAAAAGAACAATATAAAACAGCTATTTTAATGATTACCCATGATCTTGGTGTAGTAGCTGAAATGGCTGATAATGTTATTGTTATGTACTATGGTCAAATTGTTGAACAAGCAGATGTACGCACATTATTCAAGTATCCGAAGCATCCATATACGATTGGTTTATTAAATTCGATACCTAATATTGAAGAAGAGGATGACATTCGTTTAAAACCAATTGAAGGAAATGTACCAAATCTTGGGGTGATTCAACAAGGGTGTCCATTCCGCTACCGTTGTACAAAAGCACATGATCGCTGTGAAACTGAAAACCCACCATTGATACAGCATGGAGATCAGCTTGTTAGATGTTGGTTGTATGAAGAGGAGGCAGTACGATGA
- a CDS encoding ABC transporter ATP-binding protein: MSQDTQKLLKVEDLKTHFPIGRGFFSKGKGFVKAVDGITFELNVGETLGIVGESGCGKSTTGRSILRLVEPTSGAVEFRGTDVTQMGKQQLRSLRSEMQIVFQDPYASLNPRMTVGAILMEALETHKIGANGAERKKRVGELLSTVGLSPNHASRYPHEFSGGQRQRIGIARAIAVNPKLIIADEPVSALDVSVQAQILNLFQDLQTELGLTYIFIAHDLSVVKHVSDRIGVMYLGRMVELANKSDLFRNPLHPYTQALMSAVPVPDPDVKKERIILTGDVPSPADPPTGCTFHPRCRFAMDVCKQIKPAQLEAEPGHFVNCHLYDPQYNQGAKN, from the coding sequence ATGAGCCAGGACACACAAAAGCTACTAAAAGTAGAAGACCTAAAGACACATTTTCCAATTGGTAGAGGCTTCTTCAGCAAAGGGAAAGGCTTTGTAAAAGCAGTAGATGGGATTACCTTTGAGCTTAATGTTGGAGAAACATTAGGAATCGTAGGAGAGAGTGGCTGTGGTAAATCAACAACAGGCCGGAGTATTTTACGACTTGTGGAACCAACATCTGGAGCTGTAGAGTTTAGGGGAACAGATGTTACACAAATGGGAAAACAGCAATTACGTAGTCTTCGCAGTGAAATGCAAATCGTTTTCCAAGATCCATATGCTTCATTGAATCCAAGAATGACAGTTGGGGCTATTTTAATGGAAGCATTAGAAACACATAAAATTGGTGCTAATGGTGCGGAACGAAAGAAACGTGTAGGGGAGTTATTATCAACAGTTGGATTATCGCCAAATCATGCATCCCGTTATCCACATGAATTTAGTGGTGGGCAGAGACAGAGAATTGGAATTGCCCGGGCAATTGCTGTGAATCCCAAATTAATTATTGCCGATGAGCCTGTATCTGCCTTGGATGTTTCGGTTCAAGCACAAATTTTAAACTTATTCCAGGATTTACAAACAGAGCTTGGTCTTACGTATATTTTTATTGCACATGATCTAAGTGTAGTGAAACATGTAAGTGACCGAATTGGTGTAATGTATTTAGGAAGAATGGTGGAGCTTGCAAATAAATCAGATTTATTTAGAAATCCACTACATCCATATACACAAGCATTGATGTCTGCAGTACCTGTACCAGATCCAGATGTGAAAAAAGAGCGCATTATTTTAACAGGGGATGTACCAAGCCCAGCAGATCCACCAACAGGATGTACATTTCATCCGAGATGTCGTTTTGCAATGGATGTATGTAAGCAAATTAAACCAGCTCAATTGGAAGCGGAGCCGGGACATTTTGTGAATTGTCATTTATATGATCCACAATATAATCAAGGAGCGAAAAACTAA
- a CDS encoding serine hydrolase domain-containing protein, whose amino-acid sequence MANLKNFESYANEIIEKFQIPGVSIGIDKYAQPFYYQGFGYRNKEEKLAVTPDTVFGIASVTKSFTCVGIMQLQEAGKLSVHDKVIKYLPEFKTPDAEKTAQITIHHFMTNSSGLPPLPSLVYANKRSFDQDPSTKDYPGLDVAESEQGPIDTHEELMEFIAGLDFDLLGPPGIHFSYSNDAFSLLGAIIERVSGQKYEEYIKEHILIPAGMHHSTFDLSDLAEYDNITMSYAKKEEDGKTVVYQAPVWWDAPAMRAAGYLKSTVHDMLRYTEIYRKKGIVHGTRILSEESVKAMTYPYIETEPGSYYGYGLTVTPDFFGYKLIEHGGNLKAIASLMSIIPDLGITGMILTNLAAVPAGPLLRAALHDTIGQEIGASHMTFQKREITEEEIKRLVGTYMSNEGAKITIGLDEGDITFFSQGEYHPIKCIGENLFDVNVKDQQEIVRFIENANGEVDRIAYHYRQFPKIKE is encoded by the coding sequence ATGGCGAATTTGAAAAATTTTGAGAGCTATGCCAATGAGATCATTGAAAAATTTCAAATTCCAGGGGTCTCTATTGGAATTGATAAATATGCCCAACCGTTTTATTATCAAGGTTTTGGATATCGGAATAAAGAAGAGAAATTAGCTGTAACACCAGATACTGTTTTTGGAATTGCTTCTGTAACAAAATCCTTTACTTGTGTAGGGATTATGCAATTACAAGAAGCAGGTAAGCTATCTGTTCATGATAAAGTAATTAAGTATTTGCCTGAGTTTAAAACGCCAGATGCGGAAAAAACAGCGCAAATTACAATTCATCACTTTATGACAAATTCATCTGGGTTACCACCATTACCTTCGCTTGTATATGCGAATAAACGAAGCTTTGATCAAGATCCATCTACAAAAGACTACCCAGGTTTAGATGTAGCAGAATCTGAACAAGGTCCTATTGATACACATGAAGAATTAATGGAATTTATTGCGGGACTTGATTTTGATTTATTAGGACCTCCAGGTATTCATTTCAGCTATTCAAATGATGCATTCTCTTTATTAGGTGCAATTATTGAAAGAGTAAGCGGACAGAAATATGAAGAATATATAAAAGAACATATTTTAATTCCAGCTGGTATGCATCATAGTACATTTGATTTAAGCGATTTAGCTGAATATGACAACATCACCATGTCTTATGCTAAAAAAGAAGAAGATGGGAAAACAGTTGTTTATCAAGCACCAGTATGGTGGGATGCTCCAGCAATGCGAGCGGCAGGATATTTAAAATCAACAGTGCATGATATGCTGCGCTATACAGAGATTTACCGTAAGAAAGGTATTGTTCATGGAACAAGGATCTTATCAGAGGAAAGCGTAAAAGCAATGACTTATCCATATATTGAAACAGAGCCAGGAAGTTATTATGGTTATGGTCTAACTGTTACTCCAGATTTCTTTGGATATAAGCTTATTGAGCATGGTGGAAATTTAAAAGCTATTGCATCTTTAATGAGTATTATTCCAGACTTAGGTATTACTGGTATGATTTTAACGAATTTAGCGGCAGTGCCAGCGGGACCATTATTACGTGCTGCACTTCACGATACAATTGGTCAAGAAATAGGAGCATCACATATGACCTTCCAGAAGCGCGAAATTACCGAGGAAGAGATTAAGAGGCTTGTTGGAACATATATGTCCAATGAAGGTGCGAAGATTACAATTGGCTTAGATGAAGGCGATATTACGTTCTTCTCACAAGGAGAATACCATCCAATTAAATGTATTGGCGAAAACTTATTTGATGTAAATGTGAAAGATCAGCAAGAGATTGTACGCTTTATTGAAAATGCAAATGGGGAAGTTGATCGGATTGCATATCATTATCGACAGTTCCCTAAAATTAAGGAATGA
- a CDS encoding serine hydrolase domain-containing protein: MGNQATEDIRSKQFSELFTQLAEQKLFNGNISILENGEVFYEASLGIANYQTGELLNKDTVFELASVSKAFTAMAIMILQEQGKLDYQTPIEEYFPNLPYKNITIQNLLSHSSGLPDYMELFEKHWDHSKIAVNKDIVTLLEIHHPPALFEPNESCEYSNTAYALLALIVEEVSGVPYAEFMEKEIFMKLDMKRTKVHNRRLTGETIPNFAYGHFYDHDKNQYVFPDELEALHFVFYLDGIQGDGVVTSTLDDMKKWDRALYTDQLVSKATIEKAFSAIVKPKDESFAYGNGWRVKEGEATGKLVYHGGSWPGYRNWFSRYIEQDKTIIYFTNVERSRAFTESMLETIENILYGRPYTIPKEE; the protein is encoded by the coding sequence ATGGGTAATCAAGCAACAGAAGATATTCGCTCTAAACAGTTTTCGGAACTGTTCACCCAGCTAGCAGAGCAGAAACTTTTTAATGGAAATATTTCTATTTTAGAAAATGGGGAAGTCTTTTATGAGGCATCTCTGGGAATTGCTAATTATCAAACAGGAGAATTATTAAATAAGGATACGGTTTTTGAATTAGCGTCTGTTTCAAAAGCATTTACAGCAATGGCAATTATGATATTACAAGAGCAAGGAAAATTAGATTATCAAACACCAATTGAGGAGTACTTTCCAAATTTACCTTATAAAAATATCACTATTCAAAATTTGTTAAGTCATTCGTCAGGCTTACCAGACTATATGGAGCTATTTGAAAAGCATTGGGACCATTCAAAGATAGCAGTGAATAAAGATATTGTAACTTTACTTGAAATCCATCATCCACCTGCACTTTTTGAACCAAATGAGAGCTGTGAATATAGTAATACAGCATATGCTTTGCTAGCGCTAATTGTGGAAGAAGTTTCGGGAGTCCCATATGCTGAATTTATGGAAAAAGAAATTTTTATGAAGCTAGATATGAAGAGAACAAAAGTCCATAATCGCCGATTAACCGGGGAAACGATTCCTAATTTTGCCTATGGTCATTTTTATGATCATGACAAAAATCAGTATGTTTTCCCAGATGAGCTTGAGGCACTTCATTTTGTTTTTTACTTAGATGGAATTCAAGGAGATGGTGTTGTTACTTCCACACTTGATGATATGAAAAAATGGGATCGTGCACTTTATACAGATCAGCTCGTTTCTAAGGCGACAATAGAGAAGGCATTTTCAGCAATTGTAAAGCCAAAGGATGAAAGCTTTGCTTATGGAAATGGTTGGCGAGTGAAAGAGGGAGAGGCAACAGGAAAACTTGTATATCATGGAGGGAGCTGGCCAGGATATCGTAATTGGTTTAGCCGTTATATTGAACAAGATAAAACAATTATTTATTTCACCAATGTAGAACGTTCACGCGCATTTACAGAATCTATGCTGGAGACAATTGAAAACATCTTATATGGTCGTCCTTATACGATACCAAAAGAAGAATAA